In the genome of Raphanus sativus cultivar WK10039 chromosome 4, ASM80110v3, whole genome shotgun sequence, one region contains:
- the LOC108849836 gene encoding zinc finger protein NUTCRACKER, which translates to MTGEVLKTVSSGSAFAPSSSTLDHDESLINPPLVKKKRNLPGNPDPEAEVIALSPKTLMATNRFLCEVCGKGFQRDQNLQLHRRGHNLPWKLKQRTSKEVRKRVYVCPEKTCVHHDPARALGDLTGIKKHFCRKHGEKKWTCEKCAKRYAVHSDYKAHSKTCGTREYRCDCGTIFSRRDSFITHRAFCDALAEETAKINAASHLNGLSAGGAVGMNLNYQYLMGTLNPQLQPFVPQAPTNQNHHHHFLPPPPSSSSSLSLWMGQDIPTSQTQPQDYEWVFGNAKAASGCINNNHDGLVTQTANASSTTTATLSVPSLFSSDQTQSPNANVNLSATALLQKAAEIGASSTTPTSTNPSAFLKSFPLKSSDQTTTSYDGSEKFFALFGTNNNIGVVSNSHDQEIENVRNDVTVASAMDELQNYPWKRRKVDGGGEGGGGGQTRDFLGVGVQTLCHPSSINGWI; encoded by the exons ATGACAGGTGAAGTTCTTAAGACTGTTTCTAGCGGATCAGCATTTGCTCCGAGCTCATCTACTCTGGATCATGATGAATCTCTCATCAATCCTCCTCTTGTTAAGAAGAAGAGAAATCTCCCTGGAAATCCTG ATCCGGAAGCTGAAGTAATAGCTTTATCTCCCAAGACCTTGATGGCTACGAATCGGTTCCTCTGCGAGGTCTGTGGTAAAGGTTTCCAAAGAGACCAGAACTTACAGCTTCATCGTCGAGGACATAATCTTCCATGGAAACTAAAGCAGAGGACAAGTAAAGAAGTGAGGAAACGTGTCTATGTTTGCCCGGAGAAGACTTGTGTCCACCATGACCCTGCTAGAGCTCTGGGCGATCTCACCGGTATCAAAAAACATTTCTGTAGGAAACACGGCGAAAAGAAGTGGACGTGCGAGAAATGTGCCAAGAGATACGCTGTTCATTCTGATTATAAAGCTCATTCTAAGACTTGTGGTACTAGAGAGTACCGTTGCGACTGTGGCACCATTTTCTCCag GCGAGACAGCTTCATCACCCATAGAGCATTTTGCGATGCCTTAGCTGAAGAAACCGCCAAAATAAACGCAGCATCTCATCTTAACGGTTTATCCGCCGGTGGAGCCGTAGGAATGAATCTGAACTATCAATATCTCATGGGAACACTCAACCCACAGCTTCAACCATTTGTACCGCAAGCGCCAACAAATCAAAACCACCATCACCATTTTCTACCGCCACCTCCATCATCCTCTTCCTCCCTCTCCCTATGGATGGGACAAGACATCCCAACGTCTCAAACGCAACCGCAAGACTACGAGTGGGTTTTCGGAAACGCTAAGGCTGCGTCCGGGTGCATTAATAATAATCACGATGGCCTCGTTACACAGACCGCAAACGCCAGCTCGACCACTACTGCTACTCTCTCTGTCCCTTCTTTGTTCAGCAGTGACCAGACACAAAGCCCAAACGCAAACGTGAATTTGTCCGCCACTGCGTTGCTACAAAAAGCGGCTGAAATTGGCGCCAGTTCAACGACGCCAACGAGCACTAACCCATCGGCGTTTCTAAAGAGTTTCCCGCTAAAGTCCTCCGACCAGACCACGACTAGTTATGACGGCAGTGAAAAGTTCTTTGCTTTGTTCGGAACTAACAACAACATTGGAGTAGTGAGCAATAGTCATGATCAGGAGATTGAGAACGTTAGAAACGACGTTACGGTTGCGTCTGCGATGGATGAACTACAGAATTACCCCTGGAAACGTAGAAAAGTTGATGGTGGAGGAGAAGGTGGTGGAGGAGGGCAAACTCGAGATTTCCTTGGGGTTGGTGTACAAACGTTGTGCCATCCATCGTCTATCAATGGGTGGATTTGA